In a genomic window of Muntiacus reevesi chromosome 1, mMunRee1.1, whole genome shotgun sequence:
- the ARHGAP30 gene encoding rho GTPase-activating protein 30 isoform X2, giving the protein MKSRQKGKKKGSSKERVFGCDLQEHLHHSGQEVPQVLRSCAEFVEEYGVVDGIYRLSGVSSNIQKLRQEFEAERKPDLRRDVYLQDIHCVSSLCKAYFRELPDPLLTYRLYDKFAEAVAVQLEPERLVKILDVLQELPVPNYRTLEFLMRHLVHMASFSAQTNMHARNLAIVWAPNLLRSKDIEASGFNGTAAFMEVRVQSIVVEFILTHVDQLFGGAALSGSEVESGWRSLPGVRMSGSPEDVMPRSLPYNLPSILQAGDGPPQMRPYHTIIEIAEHKKGSLKVRKWKSIFNLGRSGHETKRKLPRGAEDREDKSDKGTLRPAKSMDSLSAVAGVSDEPEGLVGSSSPRPGPLLTESVENDSVEAAEGEQEPDPEALGGTSSEPGTPRPGRSAGRVGGSSHAERRAGVHISGPYDVNLPAHISNMLKMSPNNIANISLGFARGLEHPALQPRPSPATGPGPGPGLGPGPPDEKLEASPAPGPSADSGPVDVAPALEDCLSQEVQDSFSFLEDSSSSEPEWVGVEEGEVAKAGPAGAAFSPGEEDPGLGYLEELLGVGPQVEEFSVEPPLDDLSLDEAQFVLAPSCCSLDSPGPRPETEEESGEEVFLSAYDDLSPLLEPKLPTWEGPGSEEEKAAGSGRQEASGQAEGEQALSEDGENKEGGPGSRRDAREEAEGSPESDVEGRVASEEGAEAEGSQQLIDSLKEGCGEETQAKAEESKGQQEDERTEEAKCVEATGGELVKDQGKERKTEREGGAEEADEAQLAAGRDSEHEAQENQIAEESWEVVHKEADGGRENEVKGQRGDEGQEAREDQGDGKDSRIPAAAATEGGAGEISKERECGHGEAEGDQRAGGERVEEGSLLEGSQVESLEVDSAKGGSSQSSETEQAAPQPPRPEEMDPEGQPNPPGSAGGVGMRLASTLVQVQQVRSVPVVPPKPQFAKVPSAMCGKIHVAPAHPCPKPGRLDGDRAWGSRASRSSWRNGGSLSFDAAVALARDRQRTEAQAVRRTQTCTGAGDYSLIPKTSPHSMIPAYAPRPLSCLEIPAEGTDGSGPRSRFSLPPREPQPPDPLMSPQRRSYAFETQANSGKGEGL; this is encoded by the exons ATGAAGTCtcggcagaaaggaaagaagaagggcAGCTCCAAGGAGCGGGTGTTTGGGTGTGACTTGCAGGAGCACCTGCACCACTCAGGCCAGGAGG TGCCCCAGGTGCTAAGGAGCTGTGCAGAGTTTGTGGAGGAGTATGGAGTGGTGGATGGGATCTACCGCCTCTCAGGGGTCTCTTCCAACATCCAGAAGCTCCG GCAGGAATTTGAGGCTGAACGGAAGCCAGACCTGCGGCGAGATGTTTACCTCCAGGACATTCACTGTGTCTCCTCCTTGTGCAAGGCCTACTTCAGAGAGCTGCCAGACCCCCTGCTCACGTACCGGCTCTATGACAAGTTCGCT GAGGCTGTGGCCGTACAACTGGAACCTGAGCGCTTGGTCAAGATCCTAGATGTGCTCCAAGAACTTCCGGTCCCCAACTACAG GACTCTGGAGTTCCTCATGAGGCACTTGGTGCACATGGCCTCATTCAGCGCCCAGACCAACATGCACGCGCGCAACCTGGCCATCGTGTGGGCCCCCAACCTGCTGAG GTCTAAGGATATAGAAGCCTCAGGCTTCAATGGGACAGCAGCCTTCATGGAGGTGCGTGTGCAGTCCATCGTCGTCGAGTTCATCCTCACGCATGTGGACCAGCTTTTTGGGGGTGCTGCTCTCTCTG GTAGTGAAGTGGAAAGTGGATGGCGATCACTCCCAGGGGTCCGGATGTCAGGCAGCCCTGAGGATGTTATGCCACGGTCCCTGCCCTACAATCTGCCTAGCATCCTGCAGGCTGGTGATGGACCCCCCCAGATGCGGCCCTACCACACCATCATAGAGATTGCAGAGCACAA GAAGGGGTCTCTGAAGGTCAGGAAGTGGAAATCTATCTTCAATCTGGGTCGCTCTGGCCATGAGACCAAACGTAAACTTCCACGGGGGGCTGAGGACAGGG AGGACAAATCTGATAAGGGGACTCTGCGGCCAGCCAAGAGCATGGACTCGCTGAGTGCTGTGGCTGGGGTTAGTGATG AACCAGAGGGGTTAGTCGGATCCAGCAGCCCTCGGCCAGGCCCACTGCTGACGGAAAGCGTGGAGAACGATTCCGTGGAAGCGGCAGAGGGTGAGCAGGAGCCGGACCCGGAGGCGCTGGGTGGCACGAGCTCCGAGCCCGGCACACCACGACCTGGGCGGTCAGCAGGCCGTGTTGGGGGCAGCAGCCACGCGGAGCGCCGTGCTGGTGTCCACATCTCAGGGCCCTACGATGTCAACCTCCCAGCACACATCAGCAATATGCTCAAAATGTCTCCAAACAACATCGCTAACATCTCCTTGGGGTTTGCCCGTGGTCTTGAACATCCTGCCCTACAGCCCCGGCCAAGCCCTGCCACTGGCCCCGGTCCTGGCCCCGGCCTTGGCCCTGGCCCCCCAG ATGAGAAGTTGGAGGCAAGTCCCGCCCCAGGTCCCTCGGCTGACTCGGGCCCAGTGGACGTGGCCCCTGCCCTGGAGGACTGCTTGTCCCAGGAGGTGCAGGATTCCTTCTCCTTCCTAGAGGACTCAAGCAGCTCAGAACCtgagtgggtgggggtggaggaaggggaggtggCCAAGGCAGGACCAGCAGGAGCAGCCTTCTCCCCTGGGGAGGAAGACCCTGGGCTGGGCTACCTGGAGGAGCTCCTGGGAGTTGGGCCTCAG GTGGAGGAGTTCTCTGTGGAGCCACCCCTGGATGACCTGTCCCTGGATGAGGCACAGTTTGTCCTGGCTCCCAGCTGCTGTTCCCTGGACTCTCCTGGCCCCAGGCCTGAAACAGAGGAGGAAAGCGGGGAGGAAGTCTTCCTGAGTGCCTATGATGACCTAAGTCCCCTTCTGGAGCCCAAACTCCCAACCTGGGAGGGGCCAGGCAGTGAAGAGGAAAAGGCAGCAGGGTCTGGAAGACAGGAGGCCTCAGGACAGGCTGAGGGAGAGCAAGCCTTGAGTGAAGATGGAGAGAACAAGGAGGGTGGGCCTGGAAGCAGACGGGACgccagggaggaggctgaggggagCCCAGAGAGTGACGTGGAGGGCAGAGTGGCCAGTGAGGAAGGAGCAGAGGCTGAGGGAAGCCAGCAGCTGATCGACAGTTTGAAAGAAGGATGTGGGGAGGagacacaggccaaggcagaggagTCCAAAGGTCAGCAGGAGGATGAGAGAACGGAGGAAGCTAAGTGTGTGGAAGCAACTGGAGGAGAGCTGGTTAAAGAccaggggaaggaaagaaagactgaAAGAGAGGGAGGTGCTGAGGAAGCAGATGAAGCCCAGCTAGCAGCTGGAAGGGACTCAGAGCATGAGGCCCAGGAAAACCAAATTGCTGAAGAGAGCTGGGAAGTTGTACACAAAGAGGCTGACGGAGGCAGAGAAAATGAGGTCAAAGGACAAAGGGGAGATGAGGGTCAAGAGGCAAGAGAAGACCAAGGAGATGGCAAAGATAGCAGgatcccagcagcagcagcaactgaagGAGGAGCAGGGGAGATCAGCAAGGAACGGGAGTGTGGACATGGAGAAGCTGAGGGAGACCAAAGAGCTGGAGGAGAACGTGTAGAAGAGGGTTCCCTCCTCGAAGGGTCACAGGTAGAGTCCCTGGAGGTTGACAGTGCCAAAGGAGGCAGCTCCCAGTCCTCTGAGACAGAGCAGGCAGCCCCACAGCCACCTCGGCCGGAGGAGATGGACCCTGAGGGGCAGCCCAATCCCCCTGGCTCGGCTGGCGGCGTGGGCATGCGCCTGGCTTCCACCCTCGTTCAGGTCCAGCAGGTCCGCTCTGTGCCCGTGGTACCGCCCAAGCCACAGTTTGCCAAAGTGCCCAGTGCGATGTGCGGCAAGATCCACGTGGCACCAGCACACCCATGCCCAAAGCCTGGCCGGCTCGATGGGGACAGAGCCTGGGGCTCCCGAGCCTCCCGCTCCTCTTGGAGGAACGGGGGCAGTCTTTCCTTTGATGCTGCCGTGGCCCTGGCTCGGGACCGCCAGAGGACTGAAGCTCAGGCAGTTCGGCGGACCCAGACCTGTACTGGTGCTGGGGACTACAGCCTCATCCCCAAAACCTCCCCCCATAGCATGATCCCTGCCTACGCTCCCCGGCCCCTTAGCTGCCTGGAGATCCCAGCTGAGGGCACAGACGGGTCTGGACCCCGGAGTCGGTTTAGCCTGCCTCCCAGAGAACCCCAACCTCCTGATCCCCTTATGTCCCCCCAGCGCCGATCGTATGCATTCGAAACACAGGCTAACTCTGGGAAAGGTGAAGGACTATAA
- the ARHGAP30 gene encoding rho GTPase-activating protein 30 isoform X3, which produces MKSRQKGKKKGSSKERVFGCDLQEHLHHSGQEVPQVLRSCAEFVEEYGVVDGIYRLSGVSSNIQKLRQEFEAERKPDLRRDVYLQDIHCVSSLCKAYFRELPDPLLTYRLYDKFAEAVAVQLEPERLVKILDVLQELPVPNYRTLEFLMRHLVHMASFSAQTNMHARNLAIVWAPNLLRSKDIEASGFNGTAAFMEVRVQSIVVEFILTHVDQLFGGAALSGSEVESGWRSLPGVRMSGSPEDVMPRSLPYNLPSILQAGDGPPQMRPYHTIIEIAEHKRKGSLKVRKWKSIFNLGRSGHETKRKLPRGAEDREDKSDKGTLRPAKSMDSLSAVAGVSDEPEGLVGSSSPRPGPLLTESVENDSVEAAEGEQEPDPEALGGTSSEPGTPRPGRSAGRVGGSSHAERRAGVHISGPYDVNLPAHISNMLKMSPNNIANISLGFARGLEHPALQPRPSPATGPGPGPGLGPGPPDEKLEASPAPGPSADSGPVDVAPALEDCLSQEVEEFSVEPPLDDLSLDEAQFVLAPSCCSLDSPGPRPETEEESGEEVFLSAYDDLSPLLEPKLPTWEGPGSEEEKAAGSGRQEASGQAEGEQALSEDGENKEGGPGSRRDAREEAEGSPESDVEGRVASEEGAEAEGSQQLIDSLKEGCGEETQAKAEESKGQQEDERTEEAKCVEATGGELVKDQGKERKTEREGGAEEADEAQLAAGRDSEHEAQENQIAEESWEVVHKEADGGRENEVKGQRGDEGQEAREDQGDGKDSRIPAAAATEGGAGEISKERECGHGEAEGDQRAGGERVEEGSLLEGSQVESLEVDSAKGGSSQSSETEQAAPQPPRPEEMDPEGQPNPPGSAGGVGMRLASTLVQVQQVRSVPVVPPKPQFAKVPSAMCGKIHVAPAHPCPKPGRLDGDRAWGSRASRSSWRNGGSLSFDAAVALARDRQRTEAQAVRRTQTCTGAGDYSLIPKTSPHSMIPAYAPRPLSCLEIPAEGTDGSGPRSRFSLPPREPQPPDPLMSPQRRSYAFETQANSGKGEGL; this is translated from the exons ATGAAGTCtcggcagaaaggaaagaagaagggcAGCTCCAAGGAGCGGGTGTTTGGGTGTGACTTGCAGGAGCACCTGCACCACTCAGGCCAGGAGG TGCCCCAGGTGCTAAGGAGCTGTGCAGAGTTTGTGGAGGAGTATGGAGTGGTGGATGGGATCTACCGCCTCTCAGGGGTCTCTTCCAACATCCAGAAGCTCCG GCAGGAATTTGAGGCTGAACGGAAGCCAGACCTGCGGCGAGATGTTTACCTCCAGGACATTCACTGTGTCTCCTCCTTGTGCAAGGCCTACTTCAGAGAGCTGCCAGACCCCCTGCTCACGTACCGGCTCTATGACAAGTTCGCT GAGGCTGTGGCCGTACAACTGGAACCTGAGCGCTTGGTCAAGATCCTAGATGTGCTCCAAGAACTTCCGGTCCCCAACTACAG GACTCTGGAGTTCCTCATGAGGCACTTGGTGCACATGGCCTCATTCAGCGCCCAGACCAACATGCACGCGCGCAACCTGGCCATCGTGTGGGCCCCCAACCTGCTGAG GTCTAAGGATATAGAAGCCTCAGGCTTCAATGGGACAGCAGCCTTCATGGAGGTGCGTGTGCAGTCCATCGTCGTCGAGTTCATCCTCACGCATGTGGACCAGCTTTTTGGGGGTGCTGCTCTCTCTG GTAGTGAAGTGGAAAGTGGATGGCGATCACTCCCAGGGGTCCGGATGTCAGGCAGCCCTGAGGATGTTATGCCACGGTCCCTGCCCTACAATCTGCCTAGCATCCTGCAGGCTGGTGATGGACCCCCCCAGATGCGGCCCTACCACACCATCATAGAGATTGCAGAGCACAA GAGGAAGGGGTCTCTGAAGGTCAGGAAGTGGAAATCTATCTTCAATCTGGGTCGCTCTGGCCATGAGACCAAACGTAAACTTCCACGGGGGGCTGAGGACAGGG AGGACAAATCTGATAAGGGGACTCTGCGGCCAGCCAAGAGCATGGACTCGCTGAGTGCTGTGGCTGGGGTTAGTGATG AACCAGAGGGGTTAGTCGGATCCAGCAGCCCTCGGCCAGGCCCACTGCTGACGGAAAGCGTGGAGAACGATTCCGTGGAAGCGGCAGAGGGTGAGCAGGAGCCGGACCCGGAGGCGCTGGGTGGCACGAGCTCCGAGCCCGGCACACCACGACCTGGGCGGTCAGCAGGCCGTGTTGGGGGCAGCAGCCACGCGGAGCGCCGTGCTGGTGTCCACATCTCAGGGCCCTACGATGTCAACCTCCCAGCACACATCAGCAATATGCTCAAAATGTCTCCAAACAACATCGCTAACATCTCCTTGGGGTTTGCCCGTGGTCTTGAACATCCTGCCCTACAGCCCCGGCCAAGCCCTGCCACTGGCCCCGGTCCTGGCCCCGGCCTTGGCCCTGGCCCCCCAG ATGAGAAGTTGGAGGCAAGTCCCGCCCCAGGTCCCTCGGCTGACTCGGGCCCAGTGGACGTGGCCCCTGCCCTGGAGGACTGCTTGTCCCAGGAG GTGGAGGAGTTCTCTGTGGAGCCACCCCTGGATGACCTGTCCCTGGATGAGGCACAGTTTGTCCTGGCTCCCAGCTGCTGTTCCCTGGACTCTCCTGGCCCCAGGCCTGAAACAGAGGAGGAAAGCGGGGAGGAAGTCTTCCTGAGTGCCTATGATGACCTAAGTCCCCTTCTGGAGCCCAAACTCCCAACCTGGGAGGGGCCAGGCAGTGAAGAGGAAAAGGCAGCAGGGTCTGGAAGACAGGAGGCCTCAGGACAGGCTGAGGGAGAGCAAGCCTTGAGTGAAGATGGAGAGAACAAGGAGGGTGGGCCTGGAAGCAGACGGGACgccagggaggaggctgaggggagCCCAGAGAGTGACGTGGAGGGCAGAGTGGCCAGTGAGGAAGGAGCAGAGGCTGAGGGAAGCCAGCAGCTGATCGACAGTTTGAAAGAAGGATGTGGGGAGGagacacaggccaaggcagaggagTCCAAAGGTCAGCAGGAGGATGAGAGAACGGAGGAAGCTAAGTGTGTGGAAGCAACTGGAGGAGAGCTGGTTAAAGAccaggggaaggaaagaaagactgaAAGAGAGGGAGGTGCTGAGGAAGCAGATGAAGCCCAGCTAGCAGCTGGAAGGGACTCAGAGCATGAGGCCCAGGAAAACCAAATTGCTGAAGAGAGCTGGGAAGTTGTACACAAAGAGGCTGACGGAGGCAGAGAAAATGAGGTCAAAGGACAAAGGGGAGATGAGGGTCAAGAGGCAAGAGAAGACCAAGGAGATGGCAAAGATAGCAGgatcccagcagcagcagcaactgaagGAGGAGCAGGGGAGATCAGCAAGGAACGGGAGTGTGGACATGGAGAAGCTGAGGGAGACCAAAGAGCTGGAGGAGAACGTGTAGAAGAGGGTTCCCTCCTCGAAGGGTCACAGGTAGAGTCCCTGGAGGTTGACAGTGCCAAAGGAGGCAGCTCCCAGTCCTCTGAGACAGAGCAGGCAGCCCCACAGCCACCTCGGCCGGAGGAGATGGACCCTGAGGGGCAGCCCAATCCCCCTGGCTCGGCTGGCGGCGTGGGCATGCGCCTGGCTTCCACCCTCGTTCAGGTCCAGCAGGTCCGCTCTGTGCCCGTGGTACCGCCCAAGCCACAGTTTGCCAAAGTGCCCAGTGCGATGTGCGGCAAGATCCACGTGGCACCAGCACACCCATGCCCAAAGCCTGGCCGGCTCGATGGGGACAGAGCCTGGGGCTCCCGAGCCTCCCGCTCCTCTTGGAGGAACGGGGGCAGTCTTTCCTTTGATGCTGCCGTGGCCCTGGCTCGGGACCGCCAGAGGACTGAAGCTCAGGCAGTTCGGCGGACCCAGACCTGTACTGGTGCTGGGGACTACAGCCTCATCCCCAAAACCTCCCCCCATAGCATGATCCCTGCCTACGCTCCCCGGCCCCTTAGCTGCCTGGAGATCCCAGCTGAGGGCACAGACGGGTCTGGACCCCGGAGTCGGTTTAGCCTGCCTCCCAGAGAACCCCAACCTCCTGATCCCCTTATGTCCCCCCAGCGCCGATCGTATGCATTCGAAACACAGGCTAACTCTGGGAAAGGTGAAGGACTATAA
- the ARHGAP30 gene encoding rho GTPase-activating protein 30 isoform X1, whose product MKSRQKGKKKGSSKERVFGCDLQEHLHHSGQEVPQVLRSCAEFVEEYGVVDGIYRLSGVSSNIQKLRQEFEAERKPDLRRDVYLQDIHCVSSLCKAYFRELPDPLLTYRLYDKFAEAVAVQLEPERLVKILDVLQELPVPNYRTLEFLMRHLVHMASFSAQTNMHARNLAIVWAPNLLRSKDIEASGFNGTAAFMEVRVQSIVVEFILTHVDQLFGGAALSGSEVESGWRSLPGVRMSGSPEDVMPRSLPYNLPSILQAGDGPPQMRPYHTIIEIAEHKRKGSLKVRKWKSIFNLGRSGHETKRKLPRGAEDREDKSDKGTLRPAKSMDSLSAVAGVSDEPEGLVGSSSPRPGPLLTESVENDSVEAAEGEQEPDPEALGGTSSEPGTPRPGRSAGRVGGSSHAERRAGVHISGPYDVNLPAHISNMLKMSPNNIANISLGFARGLEHPALQPRPSPATGPGPGPGLGPGPPDEKLEASPAPGPSADSGPVDVAPALEDCLSQEVQDSFSFLEDSSSSEPEWVGVEEGEVAKAGPAGAAFSPGEEDPGLGYLEELLGVGPQVEEFSVEPPLDDLSLDEAQFVLAPSCCSLDSPGPRPETEEESGEEVFLSAYDDLSPLLEPKLPTWEGPGSEEEKAAGSGRQEASGQAEGEQALSEDGENKEGGPGSRRDAREEAEGSPESDVEGRVASEEGAEAEGSQQLIDSLKEGCGEETQAKAEESKGQQEDERTEEAKCVEATGGELVKDQGKERKTEREGGAEEADEAQLAAGRDSEHEAQENQIAEESWEVVHKEADGGRENEVKGQRGDEGQEAREDQGDGKDSRIPAAAATEGGAGEISKERECGHGEAEGDQRAGGERVEEGSLLEGSQVESLEVDSAKGGSSQSSETEQAAPQPPRPEEMDPEGQPNPPGSAGGVGMRLASTLVQVQQVRSVPVVPPKPQFAKVPSAMCGKIHVAPAHPCPKPGRLDGDRAWGSRASRSSWRNGGSLSFDAAVALARDRQRTEAQAVRRTQTCTGAGDYSLIPKTSPHSMIPAYAPRPLSCLEIPAEGTDGSGPRSRFSLPPREPQPPDPLMSPQRRSYAFETQANSGKGEGL is encoded by the exons ATGAAGTCtcggcagaaaggaaagaagaagggcAGCTCCAAGGAGCGGGTGTTTGGGTGTGACTTGCAGGAGCACCTGCACCACTCAGGCCAGGAGG TGCCCCAGGTGCTAAGGAGCTGTGCAGAGTTTGTGGAGGAGTATGGAGTGGTGGATGGGATCTACCGCCTCTCAGGGGTCTCTTCCAACATCCAGAAGCTCCG GCAGGAATTTGAGGCTGAACGGAAGCCAGACCTGCGGCGAGATGTTTACCTCCAGGACATTCACTGTGTCTCCTCCTTGTGCAAGGCCTACTTCAGAGAGCTGCCAGACCCCCTGCTCACGTACCGGCTCTATGACAAGTTCGCT GAGGCTGTGGCCGTACAACTGGAACCTGAGCGCTTGGTCAAGATCCTAGATGTGCTCCAAGAACTTCCGGTCCCCAACTACAG GACTCTGGAGTTCCTCATGAGGCACTTGGTGCACATGGCCTCATTCAGCGCCCAGACCAACATGCACGCGCGCAACCTGGCCATCGTGTGGGCCCCCAACCTGCTGAG GTCTAAGGATATAGAAGCCTCAGGCTTCAATGGGACAGCAGCCTTCATGGAGGTGCGTGTGCAGTCCATCGTCGTCGAGTTCATCCTCACGCATGTGGACCAGCTTTTTGGGGGTGCTGCTCTCTCTG GTAGTGAAGTGGAAAGTGGATGGCGATCACTCCCAGGGGTCCGGATGTCAGGCAGCCCTGAGGATGTTATGCCACGGTCCCTGCCCTACAATCTGCCTAGCATCCTGCAGGCTGGTGATGGACCCCCCCAGATGCGGCCCTACCACACCATCATAGAGATTGCAGAGCACAA GAGGAAGGGGTCTCTGAAGGTCAGGAAGTGGAAATCTATCTTCAATCTGGGTCGCTCTGGCCATGAGACCAAACGTAAACTTCCACGGGGGGCTGAGGACAGGG AGGACAAATCTGATAAGGGGACTCTGCGGCCAGCCAAGAGCATGGACTCGCTGAGTGCTGTGGCTGGGGTTAGTGATG AACCAGAGGGGTTAGTCGGATCCAGCAGCCCTCGGCCAGGCCCACTGCTGACGGAAAGCGTGGAGAACGATTCCGTGGAAGCGGCAGAGGGTGAGCAGGAGCCGGACCCGGAGGCGCTGGGTGGCACGAGCTCCGAGCCCGGCACACCACGACCTGGGCGGTCAGCAGGCCGTGTTGGGGGCAGCAGCCACGCGGAGCGCCGTGCTGGTGTCCACATCTCAGGGCCCTACGATGTCAACCTCCCAGCACACATCAGCAATATGCTCAAAATGTCTCCAAACAACATCGCTAACATCTCCTTGGGGTTTGCCCGTGGTCTTGAACATCCTGCCCTACAGCCCCGGCCAAGCCCTGCCACTGGCCCCGGTCCTGGCCCCGGCCTTGGCCCTGGCCCCCCAG ATGAGAAGTTGGAGGCAAGTCCCGCCCCAGGTCCCTCGGCTGACTCGGGCCCAGTGGACGTGGCCCCTGCCCTGGAGGACTGCTTGTCCCAGGAGGTGCAGGATTCCTTCTCCTTCCTAGAGGACTCAAGCAGCTCAGAACCtgagtgggtgggggtggaggaaggggaggtggCCAAGGCAGGACCAGCAGGAGCAGCCTTCTCCCCTGGGGAGGAAGACCCTGGGCTGGGCTACCTGGAGGAGCTCCTGGGAGTTGGGCCTCAG GTGGAGGAGTTCTCTGTGGAGCCACCCCTGGATGACCTGTCCCTGGATGAGGCACAGTTTGTCCTGGCTCCCAGCTGCTGTTCCCTGGACTCTCCTGGCCCCAGGCCTGAAACAGAGGAGGAAAGCGGGGAGGAAGTCTTCCTGAGTGCCTATGATGACCTAAGTCCCCTTCTGGAGCCCAAACTCCCAACCTGGGAGGGGCCAGGCAGTGAAGAGGAAAAGGCAGCAGGGTCTGGAAGACAGGAGGCCTCAGGACAGGCTGAGGGAGAGCAAGCCTTGAGTGAAGATGGAGAGAACAAGGAGGGTGGGCCTGGAAGCAGACGGGACgccagggaggaggctgaggggagCCCAGAGAGTGACGTGGAGGGCAGAGTGGCCAGTGAGGAAGGAGCAGAGGCTGAGGGAAGCCAGCAGCTGATCGACAGTTTGAAAGAAGGATGTGGGGAGGagacacaggccaaggcagaggagTCCAAAGGTCAGCAGGAGGATGAGAGAACGGAGGAAGCTAAGTGTGTGGAAGCAACTGGAGGAGAGCTGGTTAAAGAccaggggaaggaaagaaagactgaAAGAGAGGGAGGTGCTGAGGAAGCAGATGAAGCCCAGCTAGCAGCTGGAAGGGACTCAGAGCATGAGGCCCAGGAAAACCAAATTGCTGAAGAGAGCTGGGAAGTTGTACACAAAGAGGCTGACGGAGGCAGAGAAAATGAGGTCAAAGGACAAAGGGGAGATGAGGGTCAAGAGGCAAGAGAAGACCAAGGAGATGGCAAAGATAGCAGgatcccagcagcagcagcaactgaagGAGGAGCAGGGGAGATCAGCAAGGAACGGGAGTGTGGACATGGAGAAGCTGAGGGAGACCAAAGAGCTGGAGGAGAACGTGTAGAAGAGGGTTCCCTCCTCGAAGGGTCACAGGTAGAGTCCCTGGAGGTTGACAGTGCCAAAGGAGGCAGCTCCCAGTCCTCTGAGACAGAGCAGGCAGCCCCACAGCCACCTCGGCCGGAGGAGATGGACCCTGAGGGGCAGCCCAATCCCCCTGGCTCGGCTGGCGGCGTGGGCATGCGCCTGGCTTCCACCCTCGTTCAGGTCCAGCAGGTCCGCTCTGTGCCCGTGGTACCGCCCAAGCCACAGTTTGCCAAAGTGCCCAGTGCGATGTGCGGCAAGATCCACGTGGCACCAGCACACCCATGCCCAAAGCCTGGCCGGCTCGATGGGGACAGAGCCTGGGGCTCCCGAGCCTCCCGCTCCTCTTGGAGGAACGGGGGCAGTCTTTCCTTTGATGCTGCCGTGGCCCTGGCTCGGGACCGCCAGAGGACTGAAGCTCAGGCAGTTCGGCGGACCCAGACCTGTACTGGTGCTGGGGACTACAGCCTCATCCCCAAAACCTCCCCCCATAGCATGATCCCTGCCTACGCTCCCCGGCCCCTTAGCTGCCTGGAGATCCCAGCTGAGGGCACAGACGGGTCTGGACCCCGGAGTCGGTTTAGCCTGCCTCCCAGAGAACCCCAACCTCCTGATCCCCTTATGTCCCCCCAGCGCCGATCGTATGCATTCGAAACACAGGCTAACTCTGGGAAAGGTGAAGGACTATAA